ATCGTGCTCGCGCTGCTCTGCGACTCGGTCTGGGCGCTCGCGGCGAGCGCGGCCCGCGACTGGTTCGCGCGCTCGCCCAAGCGTGCGGCCCACCTCGCCGCGACCGGCGGCGTCATGATGATCGGCCTCGGCGGGGTGCTCGCCCTCACGGGCAACAAGCACTGACGGAGCACACGCCCTGCAGCGCGCGCTGGGACAGGCGCTCGGACAGGCGGAACGGCGGATGCCTCGCCCCCACGAGGCATCCGCCGTTCCCGTCTCGGTGCGGCCGCCGGCCTATTCCGCTGCGGGCCGCGTCGCGGCGATGGGCTCGCCGTGGCTCGCTGCCGGGACCGCGGCGTCGGGCTCAGCGGCATCCGCCTCGGGCTCGGCGCGGCCGGCGAGCCGGTCGTTCCAGATCTGCAGCACCGACGCCGGCGTGCGCGGGGTGAGCAGGCTGGCGATGACGTACGCCGCGAGGCTGGCGGCGAGGCCGAAGTAGATCGGCTCGTTCGCCATGACGCCGCCGGGCACGACGAACATCGTGCCGAGCGTCACGACCGTGCCGACCCCCATCGACCAGAGCGCCCCGGCCCCGGTCGCGCGCTTCCATACGAAGCCGCCGAGGATGGCGACGAGGAGACCGCCGACCAGGATGTCGTAGGCGACCGTCAGTGCGGCGACCACGTCGTTGAGCATGGCGGCGATGACGATGACCGCGACCCCGAGCACCACGACGTAGAGGCGGTTGGAGCGGATGTCGTGCTCGGGATTCGAGTTCGCCGCGGCATCCGCTGCGCTACGACCGAAGAGCCGCTTCACGATGGGCATGACGTCGGCGCGGGCGACCGTGGCCGTGGCGATGAGCGCGCCCGAGGCGGTCGACATCATCGCGGCGACGGCGGCCGCGAGCACGATGCCGCTGAGGCCGATCGGCAGGATCTGCTGGGTGACGGCGGCGTACACGTCGTCCTTCGCCTCGATGCCCGGCATGAACGAGGCGGCGGCGGTGCCGATGAGTGCGCCGGCGACGCCGTAGAGCAGGCAGTAGACGGATGCCGCGGTGCCGCCCCACTTCGCGACCTTCGGGGAGCGCGCCGTGAAGACCCGCTGCCAGATGTCCTGGCCGATGAGCATGCCGAACGTGTAGATGACGAAGAACGTGATGATCGTGTCGACGCCGATCGCCGTGAAGTCGAACGCCGCCTCGCCGAGCCGGTCGACGATGCCCTCGTAGCCGCCCGCGTGGATCCAGGCGAAGGGCAGCAGCAGGAAGAAGACGCCGATGGTCTTCAGGACGAACTGCACCATGTCGGTGAGGGTGATCGACCACATGCCGCCGATCGAGGAGTAGAGCATCACGATCACGCCGCCGATGATCACCGAGAGCGTGCGGTCGGTGTCGAACAGCACGTTGAAGATCGTCGCGTAGGCGATCGTCGACGTCACCGAGAGCATGAGCGTGTAGGCCATCATGACGAAGCCCGAGGCGCTCGTGGCGTTCACGCCGTAGCGGAGCTTCAGCATCTGCGCGACGGTGTAGACCTTCAGCTTCGCGATGCGGCTCGCGAACAGGATGCTGAGGAGGAAGAGGCCCACGGCGATCGCGACGACGAGCCACATGCCCGAGATGCCGAACTTGTAGCCGAGGCCGACGCCGCCGACGGTCGAGGCACCGCCGAGCACGACGGCCGCCATGGTGCCGGTGTAGAGCGTCGGGCCGAGGCGCCGGCCGGCGACGAGGAAGTCGCTCGAGTTCTTGGTGCGGGACTTGCCCCACCAGCCGAACAGCAGCATGGCGGCGAGGTAGATGATGATGATCGCGATATCCATCGTTGGATCCTTTGCGTCAGGTCTCGGTCGAGGGTCGGGTGGTGCGTCGGGTTACTGCAGGTGTGTCGGCGCGAACATGCGCAACACGGCGGGCACGACCACGACAACGGGGCCGGGCTCGCGGAAGGTGCGGGCGATGGTCTCGCCCACGGTCTCGAGGGTCGCCTCATGGGCGGTCACGCCGAACGCCCTGGCGAGCGCGGCGAAGTCGGGGCCGGCGAGCTCGGTGGCCGTGGCCTGGCCGAACTGCTCCGTCATGTACTCGCGGAGGATGCCGTAGCCGCCGTCGTCGACGATGAGCCAGGTCACGTCGGCGTCGTGCTGGCGGGCGGTCGCGAGTTCGGCGATCGAGTACATCGCGCCGCCGTCGCCCGAGACGGCGAGGGTGCGCCGGCCGGAGCCGATCGCCGCGGCGAGCGCTGCGGGGAACGCGAAGCCGAGGCCGCCCGAGCCCTGGGCGGAGTGGAACTCGCCCCGCTCTGGATCCCAGGCCGACCAGGCCCAGTAACCGGCGATCGTCATGTCCCAGAAGGTGTGGGCGTCGGCGGGCACGGCGGCGCGGAGGTCGGCGAGCAGGCCGCGCTCGGCGGCGAGGTCCTGCGCGGCGAGGCGGGCCTCGACGTCGGCGCGGAGGCGTGCGGCGACCCGAGCGCCGGACGCGTGGCGGTCGGCCGTGCCAGCCGGTCGCTGCGACTCGTGCTCGGTCGGCCGTGACGGAAGCCGGTCGGCGATGGCCGACAGGGCGAGTGCGGCGTCGGCGTGGATGCCGAGGCCCCGGAAGTTCGAGCCCAGCACGCGGGGCTCGGCGTCGACCTGGATGAGCCGGCCGCGCGGCGCGAACGTGAAGTAGTTGCTCGTGACCTCGCCGATGGCGGTGCCGACGGCGAGGAGCACGTCGGCCTGCTCGAGCAGGTCGGTCGTGTACCGGTCCTCGATCCACGATGCCGCCGACAGCGGGTGGTCGAATGGGATCGCGCCCTTGCCGCCGACGGTCGAGACGACGGGCGCGTCCAGGGCCTCGGCGAGCCGCACGAGCGCGGCGCGGCCGCCCTGCGAGCGCCGCACTCCCCCGCCGGCGAGGATGACCGGGCGCTCGGCGCCCGCGAGCAGCGCGGCGGCCTCGTCGACGAGCTCGGGCCGCGGCATCCGCTCGGGGATCGACGTGATCGCCGACTGCACCGGCGGCACGTCGGTGGCCTCGAGGAGCACGTCCTCGGGGATCTCGACCCACGTGGGACCGGCCGGAGCCGCCTGGGCGAGCGACCACGCGTCGGCGAGGGCCGACGGGATGTGCGCGGCCTCACGGACGAGCGCGGTCGACTTGGTGACGTTGCGCGCGCTCTGCTGCTGGTCGTCGAGCTGGTGCAACAGGCCCTTGCGGGCGCCGCCGAGTCCGCGGCGGGGGATCTGGCTCGTGATGACGAGCACCGGGACGCCGGTGGCATACGCCTCCTGCAGTGCGCCGAGCGCGGTGAGCGCGCCCGGGCCGGTCGAGAGGAACAGCACGCCGACCTCACCCGTCGCGCGTGCGTAGCCGTCGGCGCCGAACGCCGAGTTGTTCTCGACGCGCGAGCTCACGAACTCGAGCTCACTGCGGCGGATCGCGTCGAACAGGCCGAGCGCGTGCTGGCCCGGGATGCCGAAGACGTGGGTGACGCCGAGCGCCGCCAGCGATTCGACCACGACGTCGCCGCCGTTGCGGACGTGGGCGTCGGGGGTCGGGGCGGCGTCCGTCGGGTCGGCCGTGCCCGCCGACTCGGCCGCGCGCGCGTCGATCATCGACTCAGACAACGGATGCCTCGCGCAGGAGCTGCTCGGCCGAGGGCGCGCTGCCCGCGGCATCCGTCGCCTCGTGCTGGATCGCGAGCAGCGAGACCAGGTCGTACGCCAGGTGCGAGGCGGCGACGCCGGTGATCTCGGCGTGGTCGTAGGCCGGGGCGACCTCGACGACGTCGGCGCCGATGAGGTTGAGGCCGCGGAACCCGCGGAGGATCTCGAGGAGCTCGCGGCTCGTGATGCCGCCCGCCTCGGGAGTGCCGGTGCCGGGCGCGTGCGCGGGGTCCATGACGTCGACGTCGATGGAGATGTAGAGGGGGCGGTCGCCGATGCGATCGCGGAGCTTCGCGACGACCTCGTCGACGCCCTGGCGGTAGACGTCGGCGCTCGTGACGATGCCGAAGCCGAAGCGGCGGTCGTCCTCGAGGTCCTTCTTGCCGTAGAGCGGGCCGCGCGTGCCGACGTGGCTCAGCGCCTCGGTGTCGATGATGCCCTCCTCGAACGCCCGCCGGAACGGGGTGCCGTGCGTGTACTCGGCGCCGAAGTAGGTGTCCCACGTGTCGAGGTGCGCGTCGAAGTGGAGCAGCGCGACGGGCCCGTGCCGCTCGGCCGCGGCGCGGAGCAGCGGGAGCGCGATGGTGTGGTCGCCGCCGAGCGTGACGAGGCGCGTGCCGTTCGCGGTGAGGTCGAGGGCGGCGGCCTGGATGGCGTCGATCGCCTCGCCGATGTGGAACGGGTTCGCGACGATGTCGCCCGCGTCGGCGACCTGGGCGATCTCGAACGGCGACACGTCGAGCGCCGGATTGTAGGGACGCAGCAGGCGCGAGGCCTCACGGATGTGCGTCGGGCCGAAGCGCGCGCCGGGCCGGTAGGACACGCCGCTGTCGAACGGCACGCCGGCGACGACGATGTCGGCATGCTCGACCTGGTCGAGGCGGGGCAGCCGCGCGAACCCGGCGGGGCCCGCGTAGCGAGGGGTCTTGGAGCTGTCGATGGGACCGATCGGCTGCGTCATCTCGCAACCTCCTTGTTGCTTGGCTTGTTGCTTTGTGTGAATCTTTTGTTGCTACATGGGCAACTACGACTGCACACAAAGTAGCCCTGATGCGGGCGCGCGTCAAGACCGGATCGAGACGGATGCCGCGCGCACGCGACGTCCGCCATGGTCAGCCGTGCGCGCGCTCGAGCCGGAGGGGCTCGCGGTCAGGAGCTCCAGAGCGCCGGCACGAGCACCCAGATCACCTCGGCGCCACCGTCGCCGGCGACCTGCCAGCTGTGCGGCTCGTGACCGTTGAAGGTGATGCTGTCGCCGGGGCCGAGCTCCCAGTCCTGGTCGGAGAAGCGCACGACGACCGAGCCCTGCAGCACATGCAGCACGTCGACGTCGGCGGCGACCGCATAGAGCTCCTTGCCGCCGTGACCGCCCGGCTCGATCACCGACCGGATCACCTGCACGCGCGACTCCGAGCGCGGCGAGAGCAGGCGCTCCTCGGTGTCGACGCCGCCGAGGTTGATGCGCGGCCCGGTGCCCGAGGGGACGAACTGCACGTCGGGCGCCTCGAACAGGGAGCCGACCGAGATGGAGAGCACCTCGCACAGGGTGATCAACGACGAGACGCTGGGCGAGGTCATGTCGCGCTCGACCCGGGAGAGGAAGCCCTTGGTCAGCCCCGTGATGCGCGCGACCTCGTCGATGGTGAGCTGCTGGGCCTGGCGGGCGGCGCGCAGGCGGGAGCCGATGGCGACACGGCGACTGTTCGGCTCCAACGGCATCGGGCGCATGATGCACACACGCTACCCGATGGGCCTCCGCCTGCCGCGGACGCGGATGAGCGCCCGGCCGAACGGGGTCAGTCGCGCGTCGCCGTGCCCGTCAGGATGCCGCGCGCGATCGCGTGGAAGAAGCACCGAGCGCCCAGGATCGCCGGCGAGGCGTCTGCGTCGAGCTCGAGGCCCGGCACGTCGAGCGCGTGCACGACGAAGAGGTACCGGTGCACGCCCGTGCCCCGCGGGGGCGCCGCGCCGATGAACCCGCGCGAGCCCTCCTCGTTGCGCAGCACCAACGCGCCGTCGGGCAGCGGCGGGCCGCCGGCACTGCCCGCACCCGCCTCGAGGCTCGTCACCGACGCCGGCAGGTTCGCGAGCGACCAGTGCCACCAGCCGGAGCCGCTCGGCGCGTCGGGGTCGAGGCAGGTCACAGCGAAGCTGCGGGTCGCCGCCGGGAAGCCCGACCACGACAGCTGCGGCGAGCGGTCGACGCCGCCCGCGGCCGAACTCCACTGGGGGCGGCCGAGCGGCCCGCCCTCCTCGAAGTCGGCGCTCGTCACGGTGAACGAGTCCACGGGCCGCAAGCCCTGCAGTGCCTGGTACGGGTCGACGTCGAGCATCGCGATCCTCCTCGGGAGTGGTCGTCTGCGGTCGCCGCCAGCCTATGCGGCGGGGGCGCCGGGGCGACCCCCTTGACGGGCGGGTCGGAGAGTCGGGCCCGCGGGTCGGGCGGCGCACCGTGGAGCGGGCGGCGGGCGGGCGCCCGGGAGGTGCCGACCCGCTCGGCCGGCTCGCGGCATCCGACCGTATGATCTCGGGGTGGCCGTCGCCAAGATCCTCCTCTACTACGTCTTCACCCCGCTCGCCGACCCCGACGCCGTGCGCCTCTGGCAGCGCGACCTCGCCGAGTCGCTCGGGCTGCGCGGGCGCATCCTCATCTCGAAGGACGGCCTGAACGGCACGCTCGGCGGCGAGCTGCGGGCGC
This DNA window, taken from Agromyces sp. 3263, encodes the following:
- a CDS encoding sodium:solute symporter, giving the protein MDIAIIIIYLAAMLLFGWWGKSRTKNSSDFLVAGRRLGPTLYTGTMAAVVLGGASTVGGVGLGYKFGISGMWLVVAIAVGLFLLSILFASRIAKLKVYTVAQMLKLRYGVNATSASGFVMMAYTLMLSVTSTIAYATIFNVLFDTDRTLSVIIGGVIVMLYSSIGGMWSITLTDMVQFVLKTIGVFFLLLPFAWIHAGGYEGIVDRLGEAAFDFTAIGVDTIITFFVIYTFGMLIGQDIWQRVFTARSPKVAKWGGTAASVYCLLYGVAGALIGTAAASFMPGIEAKDDVYAAVTQQILPIGLSGIVLAAAVAAMMSTASGALIATATVARADVMPIVKRLFGRSAADAAANSNPEHDIRSNRLYVVVLGVAVIVIAAMLNDVVAALTVAYDILVGGLLVAILGGFVWKRATGAGALWSMGVGTVVTLGTMFVVPGGVMANEPIYFGLAASLAAYVIASLLTPRTPASVLQIWNDRLAGRAEPEADAAEPDAAVPAASHGEPIAATRPAAE
- a CDS encoding YbhB/YbcL family Raf kinase inhibitor-like protein, producing MLDVDPYQALQGLRPVDSFTVTSADFEEGGPLGRPQWSSAAGGVDRSPQLSWSGFPAATRSFAVTCLDPDAPSGSGWWHWSLANLPASVTSLEAGAGSAGGPPLPDGALVLRNEEGSRGFIGAAPPRGTGVHRYLFVVHALDVPGLELDADASPAILGARCFFHAIARGILTGTATRD
- a CDS encoding thiamine pyrophosphate-binding protein, giving the protein MIDARAAESAGTADPTDAAPTPDAHVRNGGDVVVESLAALGVTHVFGIPGQHALGLFDAIRRSELEFVSSRVENNSAFGADGYARATGEVGVLFLSTGPGALTALGALQEAYATGVPVLVITSQIPRRGLGGARKGLLHQLDDQQQSARNVTKSTALVREAAHIPSALADAWSLAQAAPAGPTWVEIPEDVLLEATDVPPVQSAITSIPERMPRPELVDEAAALLAGAERPVILAGGGVRRSQGGRAALVRLAEALDAPVVSTVGGKGAIPFDHPLSAASWIEDRYTTDLLEQADVLLAVGTAIGEVTSNYFTFAPRGRLIQVDAEPRVLGSNFRGLGIHADAALALSAIADRLPSRPTEHESQRPAGTADRHASGARVAARLRADVEARLAAQDLAAERGLLADLRAAVPADAHTFWDMTIAGYWAWSAWDPERGEFHSAQGSGGLGFAFPAALAAAIGSGRRTLAVSGDGGAMYSIAELATARQHDADVTWLIVDDGGYGILREYMTEQFGQATATELAGPDFAALARAFGVTAHEATLETVGETIARTFREPGPVVVVVPAVLRMFAPTHLQ
- the speB gene encoding agmatinase, with amino-acid sequence MTQPIGPIDSSKTPRYAGPAGFARLPRLDQVEHADIVVAGVPFDSGVSYRPGARFGPTHIREASRLLRPYNPALDVSPFEIAQVADAGDIVANPFHIGEAIDAIQAAALDLTANGTRLVTLGGDHTIALPLLRAAAERHGPVALLHFDAHLDTWDTYFGAEYTHGTPFRRAFEEGIIDTEALSHVGTRGPLYGKKDLEDDRRFGFGIVTSADVYRQGVDEVVAKLRDRIGDRPLYISIDVDVMDPAHAPGTGTPEAGGITSRELLEILRGFRGLNLIGADVVEVAPAYDHAEITGVAASHLAYDLVSLLAIQHEATDAAGSAPSAEQLLREASVV
- a CDS encoding helix-turn-helix domain-containing protein, with protein sequence MRPMPLEPNSRRVAIGSRLRAARQAQQLTIDEVARITGLTKGFLSRVERDMTSPSVSSLITLCEVLSISVGSLFEAPDVQFVPSGTGPRINLGGVDTEERLLSPRSESRVQVIRSVIEPGGHGGKELYAVAADVDVLHVLQGSVVVRFSDQDWELGPGDSITFNGHEPHSWQVAGDGGAEVIWVLVPALWSS